A region of the Thioploca ingrica genome:
GCCCGTGGATATTATCGTTAGCCATAAAATATAGCTTGTCATTGGAAGTAATAAATTCATTGAATTGGTCTATACCCTGTGCGAATCCAGTTACCGGATGATAATAATAAGGCAAAAGGTTTTTTATCTTAACTGTGCCAATTTCGGTACCATCACTAGTCCATACCCCCCAACCCTGGGCATCAGCAGCCCAAAAATACAACCTATTTTTGAAAATACCCAAGGAATAACTATAGTATTCCCAACTCCTTAATATTAGAGGAGTTCTTTTCGGAATAGATCCCCCTTCTCCTGGCATGATGTCTTTGACTAAGGTGGTACCACTACCATCACTACTCCACAACTCCCAGCCGTGAAGACCATCGTTAGCCCAAAAATACGACTTGTTATTCAGCATAACGGGTTCAAACACTCCATTGGAATAAGGATAAAAAGGACTCGAATTTTCCGGATTGATATCTTTAACTAAATGAGTTCCTTCGTCTGGGGAAACGGGTAATAGCAACAGAGTCGCTGTGCAGGTGGTATCAGCCCTCAAGCTCATCTCATCGTTGCAACCTTCCGACCAACCTATAAAAACCGATCCTGAGTCAGGGATAACCGATAGAGTGATAAATGTGCTAGGAAAATAAGTTAAGCAGTTAGTACCGCACGAAATACCGGCAGATGTACCAAAGCTGCTCACCGTTCCGGTACCCGTACCCGCAGTAGCTAACGTCAAGTGATAAGAATCGGTTTTATTGAACGTGGCTGTACATACGGTATCAGCCGATGGAATAAACGGATAATCGTCACACCCTGTCGACCAACCCGCAAAGGTTGAATCCGAGTCAGGAATGGCATGCAGGTAAATGACAGCCAGCGGCAGGTAAGTTAAACAATTGGTGCCACATGATATACTAGCAGACGTACCCGTACTACTCACGGTGCCTGACCCCGTACCCGTGGTTTGCAAGGTGAGGTTATACCCTGAATTCACCGGATATTCTGGCACACCATCAGTTACCCATAATTCAACGCCATGAACACTATCATTAGCTGTGAAATATAACTTATCTTTGAATACAGTGAGTTCAGTAGGATTTGAACCTTCATGTCCAGGATAAATGTCTTTAAGCATGACCTCAGGTTGGCTACCTTCTTGTACCCATAATTCATTTCCTCGTACCCATAATTCATTTCCATAGTCAGAATACGAATTTACATAAAACTGTTTGTTATTTAAAAGAATGTCAGCGGAAGTTGAAGGCAATGACTGTTCGATATCATAAAGATATTCAAGATAAATATTGTTAACTAGGCGGGTGCCCGCTTCGGTACCATCAGTGCTCCATAACGCTTCACCCACTCGAAAATAGAGTTGATTATTGAGGATAACGATATGGCTAGAATTAGAACTTTCACTCCCAGGAGAGATATCTTTAACTAGCGTTGTGCCAACCTCAGTACCGTCACTGCTCCATAATTCTTGCCCATAAATGCCGTCATTAGCCCAAAAATACAGGTTATTATTGAATACAGTGAAAACCGGAAAGTAGGGAGAATAGTATACATAGATGTTTTTAACTAATACCGTACCCGCTTCAGTGCCATCACTACTCCATAATTTGCTTCCATAAAGATCGTTTCTAGCCAAAAAATATAACCGGTTGTTGAAAACAGTAAAATAACCTGGGTATGAACTTTCCTCTCCCCCAAAGATATCTTTGACCAAAGTTGTACCACCCTCCGTTCCATCACTGCGCCATAACTCATTGCCATGAATACCATCATTGGCAACAAAATACAACTGGTTGTTGAGGACGATGAAGTTACCAGGGTCAGATCCCTCTCCTCCAGGAAAGATATCTTTAACCAGATGGGTACCCATTTCAGTACCATCACTGCTCCACAGTTCCCTCCCATGAGCATTGTCCGCCGCTACAAAATACAATTTATCGTTGAGGGTAGAAAGGAGAGAAGGAGAAGAACCATTATCTCCAGGATTAATATCCTTAACCAAATAAGTATCAGCCATCCCACCTTGGGAAATAGCGGATAGCAGCAAGATAACCCTCAACACTTGCCTTACAATTTTACCGAGTAATGAGCAAAAAAACCAAGCTATTGATTGGGTCAGCCGGTTATGATGAAAAAGAAAGAGGAATTTATTCATAAAAGTTCTCCTCCTGAAAAGAAGATTGATCGAGTTTTTTATAGGTGGTTAGAGACTTAAGTTCTTTGAACCATTTTAAAATAATGCTAAAGAGGGAACAATTTTAGAGTAACCAGGGATTGTAACCTCTGATCGGCAATCCCGGATTGCGACATGACTAGTATTATTGTAAGTTTAGCACTACCCCTATTTAAAATATAAAATATCCAACAACATTTAAAATCGGGTAGTTTCGGCGGATGGGTAAAGCACAGCGGAACCCATCAACTTAAGATAATACGTTGTTTTTTAAATATTTTAGTTGCCACGTAGCGGTGGCCGGGTGTTTTTTTGTCTGGTGGGGACTGTACTTGCATGGCAACTTAAGGGCAATGCCTCAGAGCTTGGGAACGCCTAACTTGAAGTTCAGCTTTCTGAAGAAATTTGTCTGCTCTACTGTCATTAACTTAGATACGAATTAAGAGCCTGAACACCATTTTATAAATCAATTATTTTCAAGAGCATCTCTATTTAGCATCGCTATTTCACCGAGTGTTAGTAAAGGGTTGCCAACCTACATTCTGCTATCGCGATCTGCCGATACCTAAAAAATTAAGAACTTTTAACGACCATTACCTAGGCGTTAGATGATTTTTGTCATACAATAAAAAGTTGTCTGTCGGTGGAATCTACCAATAGGATTGCTTATGTTAGATTTAGGAAATTATTTACCCATACTGTTTTTCATCATAGTTGGCATTTTAGTTGGAGCCGGTGCTTCTATCGTTGGCTTTTTGCTGGGTACTCGTAAACCAGATCCCGAAAAAAATTCCCCTTACGAATGCGGTTTTGAAGCTTTTGAAGATGCTCGCATGAAATTTGATGTCCGCTATTACTTAATCGCTATCTTATTTATCATTTTTGACCTAGAAATCGCTTTTCTGTTTCCCTGGGCCGTGGTTTTTAAAGAACTCGGTCTATTTGGTTTTGTGGCGATGATGATATTTTTAGCGATACTCGTGGTTGGATTTATTTATGAATGGAAAAAAGGGGCATTAGAATGGGAGTAGAAGGCTTATTACCCGAAAGTGTTATCACGACGACAGCGGATACCTTAATTAATTGGGCACGAACCGGGTCATTATGGCCCATGACTTTTGGTTTAGCCTGCTGTGCGGTGGAAATGATGCAGGCGGGTGCTTCACGTTATGATTTGGATCGCTTTGGCGTCGTATTTAGACCCAGTCCACGCCAATCGGATGTCATGATTGTAGCGGGCACTTTAACGAATAAAATGGCACCGGCTTTACGGAAAGTCTATGATCAAATGCCAATCCCTCGCTGGGTTATTTCGATGGGATCGTGTGCTAATGGGGGTGGTTATTACCATTATTCTTATGCAGTGGTACGTGGTTGCGACCGAATTGTCCCCGTTGATATTTATGTGCCGGGTTGTCCACCCACAGCAGAAGCCTTGCTGTATGGCATTATACAACTCCAAAATAAGATTAAACGCAATACGATTGCTCGGGCAAGCTAAACTGGAAGGAACTCTTCATGGCTGGTTCTCTGGAAACTTTATTAATTCAATTACAAGAAAGATTTAGTGATATTGCGCTAGAGGCTCACATTGCGCATCGGGAACTCACGATTGCTATTTCGGCTACTCATGTATTTCATGTCTGTGAGGCACTCCGTCATCGCTTTAATTTTTCTCAACTTATTGATTTATGTGGAGTTGATTATTCCCAATATGGACAAGCGGATTGGGAAACGACTCAAGCGAGTAGCACTGGCTTTACGCGAGGTGTTAGCCTCGGTGTCTGTCAAGAAAAGAGTGAGAAATCACGTTTTGCAGTCGTTTATCACTTGTTATCGATTGAAAATAATCAACGTATCCGAGTACGCGCTTGGATAGAACGGGATCCACCCCGGATCGACTCGATTATTTCCGTTTGGAATGTCGCTAACTGGTATGAGAGAGAAGCTTTTGATCTATATGGTATTTTATTTGAAGGACATCCTGATTTACGGCGTATTTTGACTGATTATGGTTTTATTGGCCATCCTTTCCGCAAAGATTTTCCGCTCAGTGGTCAGGTGGAAATGCGTTATGATCCCAGCAAGAAACGCGTCGTGTATGAACCGGTCAGCATCGAACCACGGGTTTTAGTACCCAAAGTCATCCGCCACGATAACCGTTATACCGATTAAAGGAAGCCATTATGCCAGAAATTCGTAATTATACCCTCAATTTTGGCCCCCAACATCCGGCGGCTCATGGGGTGTTGCGCTTAGTGCTTGAACTGGACGGCGAGGTCATTGAGCGAGCTGATCCACACATTGGCTTGTTACACCGAGCCACTGAAAAACTCGCTGAAACTAAACCTTTTAATCAAAGTGTACCTTACATGGATCGGTTAGATTACGTGTCCATGATGTGTAATGAACATGCGTATGTCATGGCAATAGAACGGCTATTGGGAATTGAACCGCCGCTTCGCGCTCAATACATCCGAGTCATGTTTGATGAAATTACTCGCATCCTCAATCACTTGTTGTGGATAGGTGCTCATGCCCTGGATATCGGTGCCATGACCGTATTTTTATATGCCTTTCGGGAACGAGAGGATTTAATGGATTGCTACGAAGCGGTTTCCGGTGCGCGTTTACATGCCGCTTACTACCGTCCGGGCGGCGTTTATCGTGATTTACCCGATCGGATGCCGCAATATCAAGAATCTAAATGGCATAACCAAAAAGACATCGATCGCCTCAATACTAATCGGCAGGGTTCATTACTCGATTTTATTGCAGATTTTACCAGACGTTTTCCCACTTATGTTGATGAATACGAAACCCTGCTAACGGATAACCGGATTTGGAAACAACGTACCGTTAACGTCGGGGTCGTCTCACCAGAACGCGCATTACAACTGGGTTTTTCTGGCCCAATGATTCGGGGATCGGGGATTGAATGGGATTTACGCAAAAAGCAACCCTATGAAGTCTACGATAAAGTAGATTTTGATATTCCAGTCGGGGTGAATGGCGATTGCTACGACCGTTATCTAGTCCGCATAGAAGAAATGCGGCAATCGAATCGCATTATCAAACAATGTGTTGATTGGCTGCGTGCTAACTCCGGCGCCGTGATAATCGATGATTATAAAGTGGCGCCTCCACCGCGAGAAACTATGAAAAGCGACATGGAAGCCTTGATCCATCACTTCAAGCTATTTAGTGAAGGTTATTGCGTTCCTGAAGGTGAAGTTTATGCTGCTGTTGAACATCCTAAAGGTGAATTTGGAATTTATCTCATTTCTGACGGTGCTAATAAACCGTATCGGCTTAAGATTCGTGCGCCGGGTTTTGCGCATTTATCGGCGATGGATGAGATGACGCGTGGTCATATGATCGCGGATGTGGTGGCGATTATTGGAACACAAGATATTGTGTTTGGGGAAGTTGATCGTTAAGAATTGGCAAACTCTCCAAAGTGTTAAAGACTTTGGAGGTTTTCAATGGCAATAAAAACCATGTAAATTAAAAATCTTGAAATTATTGTAATGGAAGAGTGAGGTAAAAAAAATACTTTATGGCAGTCATATCCATGTTTTATGGAATTATAATCTCAATGTATTATTTTGATAATAAACAACATCATTTACCTCACATTCATGTTAAATATCAAGATCAAGAAGCGGTTATATCCATTCCCGAAGGGAACCTATTAGAAGGAGAACTTAAAACCAACAAAATGAAATTGCTTCAAGCATGGATTGAAATACATCAAGAAGAACTCATGGCTGATTGGGAGCTCGCTAGTCAAGGTGAAACCATCTTCAAAATTGAACCGCTGAAATAGGAATAAAATTATGAACCCAAGAGTCAAATATGTTAAACCCAATTCTGACTATACAATAATTCTTACCTTTACTAATGGGGAAGTTAAGTTATTTGATATGAAACCTTATTTAGATAAAGGAATATTTAGCGAGTTAAAAGATATCAGTTTATTTAATTCAGTTAAACCATTTTTAGGTAGTATTCAATGGCAAAATGGACAAGATTTATGTCCGGATACGCTGTATTTAGAGAGTAAACCTGTGGGAGTGAATAATAAAAATCTGCGCGTTGCTTGTCCTTTTGCTCAGTTAGCAACGAAGTAAATTTTTATGCAAAATGCAAACTTATCAATAAAAACACTGGAGAAAATTTAGGAATTAACCATGTCAACACGTCTCTCAAAATCCAATACCATCACTTTACTTTCTGCAGAAACCCGTACCGCTATTGATCGTTGGCTCGCTAAATATCCACCGGAGCACAAACAATCAGCAGTGATGGGCGCGTTAAGCATTGTTCAAGAAGCTAATGGCGGTTGGTTAACCACAGAATTAATGGATGCTATCGCTGATTACCTAGAAATGCCACCGATTGCGGTCTACGAAGTGGCTACCTTTTATTCCATGTACGAACTCCAACCCGTAGGGCGGCATAAACTCTGTGTTTGTACCAATGTGTCTTGTATGTTGTGTGGTTCAGAAGACATTGTTGCCCATTTGGAAAAGAAGTTAGGGGTAAAATTAGGCGAAACTACGTCGGATAACCAATTTACTTTAAAAGAAGTGGAATGTTTAGGCGCTTGTGGTGGTGCACCAATGATGCAAATTGGGCGAGAGTATCATGAAAATCTGACGCCAGCAAAGGTGGATGAAATTTTAACCAAATTGGAATAGTCGAAAAATTTGAGTGATGGCGCAAACAAAGCGCCTAACTCCAACCAATGGGGGTAATTAAAGATGCTCCAAACCACGATAGATAACTTTCACCAAAATTTACAACAAGAAGTTGAACATTGCATTGAAAACCATGAAATATTGCATGTTAAGCGGCAACAAGGAGAAGATTTTGTCGTGATAAGTGCAACCGATTGGCGTGCGATTGAAGAAACGCTGTTTTTGAATAGAATTCCTGGACTCGTAGAAAGTATTTATCAAGCTGATCAAGAACCTTTAGAGCAAGGTACTTTATTAAAGGATTTAGACTGGTGACATGGAAAGTCATATTAAGTTGTCAAGCAATCAAAGATGCCAAGAAACTGGCACAAGTGGGTTATCAATCATCAGCAGAAGATTTATTAAAATTGTTAGAAACCAATCCTTATACAACTCCACCTCGCTATGAAAAATTAAAACGTGAATTACTTTATCACAGTTCGTTATCCGCTCCATTGCAAGAAATTGTTACCCACATTCAAAATCTGAATCATCCCAAAATTCCCTACGCCGATCTAAACCCAAAGACTAAATACTTTGTTCGTATCGTTCCGCGCCAATATACCCTCACAAAAGATAATCAGTTACAGGCAAATGCGATTTTAGGAACCAAGCCAATCGTTTTTTTTACCACCCCGGAAGGCTTTTACGGTAAATCTTTACTCGATATTTACCTTGATATCAGCTACGAAGCAGAAGATATCATCCGTTGGCAACGTGATGCCGAGATGGTAGCCGTCGTGTTTCGCTATCCAGAATCCATCGTGTTATCAAACGTAACCGACGGACAATTACTCACTCCCTGGAATAATAAAGTCTATGTCCCAACTTGGGATAATGTGTTTTCGCTTTTTCACCAATTGGCTCAAGAGGCAACCGTTGAACCTGACAAAAAGGGTGAGTTTGCGGCTGAAAAGACCTTTTTCTCAACAGAAAGTTTGAAACAGTTTGTTTTAAATTTTCCAGACGCTGGTAAGCAACGCATCAAAGCAACTGATTATGCTACGTTAAAAGTCACCGGCGGTGCGGATTGGGTTTATCGGGAACTCTTGGAAAGAAAACTCAGTATTTTTGAACACTTTCTGGGCAATGGTCGCACGCTTAATGAAATAACGACGGCGGCGGGGATTAAAGAACAAACCGGATTGTTTGAATTGGTTGGTCCGAACATTAAGTTGCGAGATTTACCAGAAATCGCTATCGTTAATTTAGGTAAGCTGACTATGGAAGATACCTACTTTAAACAGTAGAAATAGCGGTATGAATCGGAAAAAATAAAATGAATTGGCAAGAAGTTTGTGA
Encoded here:
- a CDS encoding NADH-quinone oxidoreductase subunit A → MLDLGNYLPILFFIIVGILVGAGASIVGFLLGTRKPDPEKNSPYECGFEAFEDARMKFDVRYYLIAILFIIFDLEIAFLFPWAVVFKELGLFGFVAMMIFLAILVVGFIYEWKKGALEWE
- a CDS encoding NADH-quinone oxidoreductase subunit B is translated as MGVEGLLPESVITTTADTLINWARTGSLWPMTFGLACCAVEMMQAGASRYDLDRFGVVFRPSPRQSDVMIVAGTLTNKMAPALRKVYDQMPIPRWVISMGSCANGGGYYHYSYAVVRGCDRIVPVDIYVPGCPPTAEALLYGIIQLQNKIKRNTIARAS
- a CDS encoding NADH-quinone oxidoreductase subunit C → MAGSLETLLIQLQERFSDIALEAHIAHRELTIAISATHVFHVCEALRHRFNFSQLIDLCGVDYSQYGQADWETTQASSTGFTRGVSLGVCQEKSEKSRFAVVYHLLSIENNQRIRVRAWIERDPPRIDSIISVWNVANWYEREAFDLYGILFEGHPDLRRILTDYGFIGHPFRKDFPLSGQVEMRYDPSKKRVVYEPVSIEPRVLVPKVIRHDNRYTD
- a CDS encoding NADH-quinone oxidoreductase subunit D; this translates as MPEIRNYTLNFGPQHPAAHGVLRLVLELDGEVIERADPHIGLLHRATEKLAETKPFNQSVPYMDRLDYVSMMCNEHAYVMAIERLLGIEPPLRAQYIRVMFDEITRILNHLLWIGAHALDIGAMTVFLYAFREREDLMDCYEAVSGARLHAAYYRPGGVYRDLPDRMPQYQESKWHNQKDIDRLNTNRQGSLLDFIADFTRRFPTYVDEYETLLTDNRIWKQRTVNVGVVSPERALQLGFSGPMIRGSGIEWDLRKKQPYEVYDKVDFDIPVGVNGDCYDRYLVRIEEMRQSNRIIKQCVDWLRANSGAVIIDDYKVAPPPRETMKSDMEALIHHFKLFSEGYCVPEGEVYAAVEHPKGEFGIYLISDGANKPYRLKIRAPGFAHLSAMDEMTRGHMIADVVAIIGTQDIVFGEVDR
- a CDS encoding NADH-quinone oxidoreductase subunit E; translated protein: MSTRLSKSNTITLLSAETRTAIDRWLAKYPPEHKQSAVMGALSIVQEANGGWLTTELMDAIADYLEMPPIAVYEVATFYSMYELQPVGRHKLCVCTNVSCMLCGSEDIVAHLEKKLGVKLGETTSDNQFTLKEVECLGACGGAPMMQIGREYHENLTPAKVDEILTKLE
- a CDS encoding prevent-host-death family protein, whose amino-acid sequence is MLQTTIDNFHQNLQQEVEHCIENHEILHVKRQQGEDFVVISATDWRAIEETLFLNRIPGLVESIYQADQEPLEQGTLLKDLDW